One genomic segment of Paraburkholderia caffeinilytica includes these proteins:
- the fliM gene encoding flagellar motor switch protein FliM: MGHEEFMSQEEVDALLKGVTGESDSETEQADRAGVRPYNIATQERIVRGRMPGLEIINDRFARLLRVGIFNFMRRSAEISVGPVKVQKYSEFTRNLPIPTNLNLVHVKPLRGTSLFVFDPNLVFFVVDNLFGGDGRFHTRVEGRDFTATEQRIIMKLLNLTFEHYAASWKSVRPLQFEFVRSEMHTQFANVATPNEIVIVTQFSIEFGTTGGTLHICMPYSMIEPIRDILSSPIQGEALEVDRRWVRVLSQQVQAAEVELTADLAQVPVTFEQILNMRKGDVLPINIPERITAKVDGVPVMECGYGIFNGQYALRVQKMISAADTMKDGGYE, translated from the coding sequence ATGGGCCACGAAGAGTTCATGTCCCAGGAGGAGGTCGATGCCCTCCTCAAGGGCGTCACCGGTGAGTCCGACTCGGAAACCGAGCAGGCCGACCGTGCGGGCGTACGCCCGTACAACATCGCGACGCAGGAACGCATCGTCCGCGGCCGGATGCCCGGCCTCGAAATCATCAACGACCGCTTCGCGCGTCTGTTGCGCGTCGGCATCTTCAACTTCATGCGGCGCTCGGCGGAAATCTCCGTCGGCCCGGTGAAGGTGCAGAAGTACAGCGAATTCACCCGCAACCTGCCGATCCCGACCAACCTGAACCTGGTCCACGTGAAGCCGTTGCGCGGCACCTCGCTGTTCGTGTTCGATCCGAATCTGGTGTTCTTCGTGGTCGACAACCTGTTCGGCGGCGACGGGCGTTTCCATACCCGCGTCGAGGGTCGCGATTTCACGGCAACCGAGCAGCGCATCATCATGAAGCTGCTCAATCTCACGTTCGAGCACTACGCGGCGTCGTGGAAAAGCGTGCGCCCGCTGCAGTTCGAATTCGTGCGCTCCGAAATGCATACGCAGTTCGCCAACGTGGCGACGCCCAACGAAATCGTCATCGTCACGCAGTTCTCGATCGAGTTCGGCACGACGGGCGGCACGCTGCACATCTGCATGCCGTATTCGATGATCGAGCCGATCCGCGACATTCTCTCGTCGCCGATCCAGGGCGAGGCGCTCGAAGTCGACCGCCGCTGGGTCCGCGTGTTGTCGCAGCAGGTGCAGGCAGCAGAAGTGGAACTGACCGCCGACCTCGCACAGGTGCCGGTCACGTTCGAACAGATCCTGAACATGCGCAAAGGCGATGTTCTGCCGATCAACATCCCCGAACGCATCACGGCGAAAGTCGATGGCGTGCCGGTGATGGAGTGCGGCTACGGAATTTTCAATGGTCAGTACGCGTTGCGGGTCCAGAAAATGATCAGCGCAGCCGACACGATGAAGGATGGTGGATATGAGTGA